The DNA sequence GGATTTGGGGAAATCATGATCATCGTTTTTGTTGCGCTGCTAATATTTGGTCCGCAAAAGCTTCCTGAGCTTGGCAGGGCAGCCGGCAATACGCTTCGTGAATTCAAAAAGGCAACAAAAGGCATCATGGAAGATGATAAAGAGAAAGATAAATAAATAGATGGCAGGACTGCTCCGCCGAGTGAGAGCTCATAT is a window from the Bacillus infantis NRRL B-14911 genome containing:
- a CDS encoding twin-arginine translocase TatA/TatE family subunit; this encodes MRNLGFGEIMIIVFVALLIFGPQKLPELGRAAGNTLREFKKATKGIMEDDKEKDK